ACTAGAATGACCTATTAGGGTACGTATTTCTTCTCCTGTTGCTATAGACCAAATTCTGATAGTTTTATCACTACTACAACTAGCTAAATAGCGACTGTCGGGACTATAATTTACTGAGTTAACCCAACCAGAATGACCCGTTAAGGTACATATTAATTTTCCCGTTTCTACTTCCCAAATTTTGATAGTTTTATCACTACTACCACTAGCTAAATAGTTACCGTCGGGACTATATACTACTGATTTAACAGAACTAGAATGACCTATTAGGGTACGTATTTCTTCTCCTGTTGCTATAGACCAAATTTTGATAGTATTATCATTACTACCACTAGCTAAAAAGTGCCCATCAGGACTATAATTTACTGAGTTAACCCAACTGAGCCAACCAGAATGACCTGTAAGAATTCTTTCTTTTTGTTTCATTATTACAGGTGTGGAGAGTTGGGATTGACTACCTATTGTTGCTAATAAATCTTCTCTAACTTCCCTCGCGTCTTGATAACGCTTCTTGAGGGATTCTTCTACCATTTTATCGATAATTTCTGCTAGTTTATTATCTATGGTAATATTTTTTTGTTGAAGATATTCTTTCCATGTCCATCTACTTTCATAGTCATCGTAGATTAAATCTGTTGTACCTGTGGGGAAACAACCTGTTAGTAAGCGAATACAAGTTACCCCTAAACTATAGATGTCACTGGCTTTAACTGGTCTGGCGTTCATTTGTTCACGAGACGCATAACCAGGAGTATAGATAGAGGTTAACACACTTGGATCTGTGGTGGTTTTGACTCTGACTGCTCCAAAATCGATTAACATTAATTGGTTATCACTACGACGACGCATAATGTTTTCTGGTTTGATGTCGCGGTGAAGAATATCTTGACTTTGGATGTATTCTAAAACTGCTAATATTTGCAGGAGTATTTCCCTGATTTGGGTTTCGTTAAAATTCCCTAAACGTTCAACTTCTGTGAGGAGGTTTTCTCCTGGGATAAATTCTTGAATCAGGTAAAAGTTATTATCTTTGCTAAAGTAACGATAGACTTGGGGAATCTGTGGATGAGAGAGTTTAGATAGTTGTTCTGCTTCTCTAGTAAACAGTTCGAGGATTTTAGGGTTATTACCTTCACTACTGAGTAGTTTTTTAATAACCACTTTCTTATTGAATAATTCTGTATCTTCAGCTAGATAAGTACGTCCAAATCCTCCCTCTCCGAGTAGTTTAATGATGCGATAATGGTCAAAGTCATAACTCTGGCTACTTTCGGCTAATTTGCTACCACAACCATGACAGAATTTATTGGTATCAGGGTTGTCTGGTTTTGCACAAGCGGGATTCAGACAAAAAGACATAGGTCTGTTTTTTAACTCTATGATTACAATTATAAGCTAAAACAGAATAAGGCACTTATGGAAATGAAGAATTAAGAATGAGGTAAGAGATGCACTCAGGAAAAAGTAGTATTTTATATATAAAATAACTCCAAAACCCTAACAGCTAAAACCTAAAACCTAAAACCTACCTCAACCAGTAACTTTTGTCAAAAATCAAAGATCTAAGTCTAGTCTCGTTTAAACTTAAGGATAAAATAAACTTAATTTGATAGGGAGTTAATTTTATTATGGGTCATACTAAAAAAAAGAATAGTAGTTCTCTAGGTGTGATTATCGGGGTATCTACAGCTTTAATCGCTATCGGTGGTGTAGCTTCTTGGTGGGCTTTTAAATCCATGGAGGTTAAGGTAGTAGAACCTATAGATAAGCCACCACATACGGTAGTTGAACCGTCTCAGACTACTAAAACGGTAGAAGTTTATTGGTTGGATAGTAATGCTAATGATTTAGAGTTAGTAGCTACTCCCATTACCTTCGAGGTAGAAGAGTCAGCAACATCTGAACAAATCCTGACAACTGGTTTAGAGATGTTATTAGCAGGACCTGGAACAGGTAATTATACTACTACGATTCCCCAGACCACCCAATTATTGAATTTGAGTATTAAAGAAGACGGTATTCATTTAAACTTATCCAAAGATTTTACTAC
The sequence above is drawn from the Gloeocapsa sp. DLM2.Bin57 genome and encodes:
- a CDS encoding serine/threonine protein kinase — protein: MSFCLNPACAKPDNPDTNKFCHGCGSKLAESSQSYDFDHYRIIKLLGEGGFGRTYLAEDTELFNKKVVIKKLLSSEGNNPKILELFTREAEQLSKLSHPQIPQVYRYFSKDNNFYLIQEFIPGENLLTEVERLGNFNETQIREILLQILAVLEYIQSQDILHRDIKPENIMRRRSDNQLMLIDFGAVRVKTTTDPSVLTSIYTPGYASREQMNARPVKASDIYSLGVTCIRLLTGCFPTGTTDLIYDDYESRWTWKEYLQQKNITIDNKLAEIIDKMVEESLKKRYQDAREVREDLLATIGSQSQLSTPVIMKQKERILTGHSGWLSWVNSVNYSPDGHFLASGSNDNTIKIWSIATGEEIRTLIGHSSSVKSVVYSPDGNYLASGSSDKTIKIWEVETGKLICTLTGHSGWVNSVNYSPDSRYLASCSSDKTIRIWSIATGEEIRTLIGHSS
- a CDS encoding spore germination protein, which codes for MGHTKKKNSSSLGVIIGVSTALIAIGGVASWWAFKSMEVKVVEPIDKPPHTVVEPSQTTKTVEVYWLDSNANDLELVATPITFEVEESATSEQILTTGLEMLLAGPGTGNYTTTIPQTTQLLNLSIKEDGIHLNLSKDFTTGGGSADMIARLGQIIYTSTTLDPHAGVWIEVEGQPLELLGGEGLMIGQPMTRQDFEENFALEATN